The window GTGTACACGGAGCCGTGGCCCTGTGCTTTCTCCTTGTTCTGTGACTCAACATAATGTGTCGGCGCGCTGTCCGCGTAGCTGCTCGGCTCCAGAGCGATGAAGGACGCAGCCTAGCCCGTCGAGGACGCCAGTGACTCGGGTCGCCATGGCCTCTTTAGCCGTCACCTCGGCGGCTCGGAGCATCGAGAAGCATCGGAAGTCCCTCTCGCTGCTCTTCTACCGGGCCGTGCGGGACCTGAAGCCGGTCTGGATGCTGGAGGACATGCGGACGATGGAGACGTTTTACCAGGAGGAGGACGCCAGTCAGAGGGTTTACAGCCCGTCGGAGGCGCTGCTCTACGCTATAGTTCACGACCACCAGGCATACGCCCAGTACCTGCTGAGCCGGTACACCGACGAAGCGCTAGCGAAGCCCGGGGAGCGCTTCTGCTGCTGCCCGTCCTCCTcgccacacctggccatggcTGTCCGCTACGACAGGCGCTACATTCTCGGCCTCCTCTTACAGGAGACTCACCGGACACCCGGCGCGCCGTCCTACACGGACCGAGCCGGCTGTTTTCACGTGGAGGACGGCAGAACCCCGTTACATCTGGCCTGCGAGCTCCTGCGGCCCGAGGCGCTCATCATGCTGCTGGGGAGCGGAGCGTCCCCGCACGCCCAGGACCACAAGGGCTTGACCCCGCTGGATGTCATTCTGGAGAAACTCAGGGACTCCGAGGAGGTGAACCGCGGGGAGAGGAGGCGCTGCTTGGACAACCTGCTCATGTTCATGCCAAAGGTCCACTTCCAAATGAAAGGAGCTCTGGGCAGAGAGCCGGAGCGCTGGGCCAAGGTCCTGGGCGAGGAGACCTACAGGTACCTGGCAGGAAGGAGCCCGGCGCCGCTGGTCCTCACCGCCATGCAGACCATTCTGCAGCAGCTGAGCCCCGCGACCTTCCCGGAAAGCCTGCGTGAGCTGCCCATCCCCTCCTCCCTCAAACCGGCGGGTCTGCCTGTGACCCAGCGGGACAGGCAGAGGGTGGTGTAGCATCGGCACGACGTGATGCATGCTCCACTGTAAGAAAACTGTACTAGTTCCGcatggtgtgcgtgtgtgtgtgcgtgtgtgcgcgcgtgcctGCGTGGGTGTGTGAAGAGCCAGCTTGACTGAAAAGCA is drawn from Xiphias gladius isolate SHS-SW01 ecotype Sanya breed wild chromosome 4, ASM1685928v1, whole genome shotgun sequence and contains these coding sequences:
- the zgc:112001 gene encoding ankyrin repeat domain-containing protein 9, which encodes MASLAVTSAARSIEKHRKSLSLLFYRAVRDLKPVWMLEDMRTMETFYQEEDASQRVYSPSEALLYAIVHDHQAYAQYLLSRYTDEALAKPGERFCCCPSSSPHLAMAVRYDRRYILGLLLQETHRTPGAPSYTDRAGCFHVEDGRTPLHLACELLRPEALIMLLGSGASPHAQDHKGLTPLDVILEKLRDSEEVNRGERRRCLDNLLMFMPKVHFQMKGALGREPERWAKVLGEETYRYLAGRSPAPLVLTAMQTILQQLSPATFPESLRELPIPSSLKPAGLPVTQRDRQRVV